In one Lolium rigidum isolate FL_2022 chromosome 3, APGP_CSIRO_Lrig_0.1, whole genome shotgun sequence genomic region, the following are encoded:
- the LOC124696845 gene encoding putative disease resistance protein RGA4 — translation MAAVGGMLASAVIKVVIGQIGSAIGGEIKLHWNMKKDLENMKMTLESVEAVLSDAEVLSVMDNSALLWLKRLKDAMYDISDMLDDFEADTDLWAATMNKIKMPRKMKKMQKRLQKIADDRNNYRVLPETRSEVKQVPHTRETAGNVEEAEIIGRTHEKLQILACISATTTKETTIFPICGIGGIGKTTLARLVFNDSEFEKYFKVWVYVSQKFELKKIGNTIISQLSPGSLVSDDFHSIQTRLRDLFSGEKILIILDDLWERDPSHLQELKAMLKQGQRSKVLVVVTTREKTIAQEIGTVDPFELPPLSEEMCWDIIKVKSMFKTRQDKERLEPIGKEIAKKCGGVALAAQSLGHILKSKTYDVWDSIRSNHIWNLSVSKETSSTHEVLASLLLSYNFMPPHLKLCFAYCAIFPKGDNMISEDLIHQWIALGFMEPSSTFSTWQLGESYITKLLEMSFLQHSKINDRHFIHRSDAKRFIMHDLVHDLARSVMVDEYNLEGPNCRYAWLTDCLKPLKSSTNSPAKIKALHIDSVLNSDAFSPGKHVRVLDLRRTCWHDLMVSIGEFKQLRYLSFRCGNAPINSRGIGMLLKLNYLRISSSSLRVLPESIGELKGLMHLDLSGCGRLKELPLSFVKIIELVYLDLGGCGGLSGIPKALGGLTKLQHLDLSACQNLRGLPDAIDNLTALRYLNLAWCLQYIFNDSRDQSESFIDRICTLPNMEHLDLSRNDYPLIIPDSASHLSKLVLDECRQIIRLPECVDKIHFGDSAVTLLQSFVYAGDTSSDINLLKHASHFGLKIWLLEDVKYPEEARSINLSEKHTILESRFECSKGADRSVDDMELLTELVPPTTLVTFEMKGYCSVGFPDWVMSISNHIPNLAKLMMGDLPNCKSLPPLGQLPNLRLIILDNMERLEEWDTSYLSGEDSVNELEEVKIENCPKLRIRPHLPRAASWYIMNSDNVLLPQRESMPDIDCLTVTAGDSDMPLHQWGFLHHLLSLRELRLVECSNINLTISPDICGALHSLQVLSIWDPVKLEELPNNMRQLTKLQSLTLEECPSLRQLPEWIGELVSLRKLRMEACSAIITLPDSMQQLTNLQELKISTCDPELAKWYNVEENRRKLAHIEQKVHALP, via the exons ATGGCGGCAGTCGGGGGTATGCTCGCCTCTGCCGTCATCAAGGTGGTGATTGGACAGATCGGTTCCGCCATCGGAGGCGAAATCAAGCTGCACTGGAACATGAAGAAGGATCTCGAGAATATGAAGATGACACTGGAGTCGGTAGAGGCCGTGCTCAGCGACGCCGAGGTGCTGTCTGTCATGGATAACTCGGCGCTTCTGTGGCTGAAGCGGCTCAAGGACGCCATGTACGACATCTCCGACATGCTTGATGACTTCGAAGCTGACACCGACCTG TGGGCAGCTACGATGAATAAGATTAAGATGCCACgtaagatgaagaagatgcaaaagCGCCTACAAAAGATAGCAGATGACCGTAACAATTATCGTGTTCTACCAGAAACACGCAGCGAGGTGAAGCAAGTTCCTCATACCCGGGAGACAGCAGGGAATGTGGAGGAAGCAGAAATCATTGGAAGGACCCATGAAAAACTGCAAATCTTGGCCTGTATATCAGCGACCACCACTAAAGAAACCACCATCTTTCCCATATGTGGCATTGGAGGCATTGGAAAAACCACCTTGGCAAGATTAGTTTTCAATGATTCTGAGTTCGAAAAATACTTTAAGGTGTGGGTCTATGTGTCCCAGAAATTTGAACTGAAAAAGATTGGCAACACCATAATATCACAACTATCACCGGGGAGCCTGGTATCTGATGATTTTCATAGTATTCAGACTCGTCTTCGAGATCTGTTTAGCGGTGAGAAGATCCTGATCATTTTGGATGATCTGTGGGAGAGGGATCCTTCTCACCTACAAGAATTAAAGGCTATGCTGAAGCAGGGTCAGCGGAGCAAGGTGCTGGTTGTGGTTACCACACGCGAGAAAACCATTGCACAAGAAATTGGTACTGTTGATCCATTCGAATTACCTCCCTTGTCAGAAGAGATGTGCTGGGatataataaaagtgaaaagtatGTTCAAAACAAGGCAGGACAAAGAGCGCTTGGAACCTATTGGGAAGGAAATTGCAAAGAAATGCGGAGGTGTGGCTTTAGCTGCTCAATCACTTGGACACATCCTGAAATCCAAGACATATGATGTATGGGATTCCATCAGATCCAACCATATTTGGAATCTTTCTGTGTCCAAAGAAACATCGTCTACACATGAAGTGCTTGCATCCTTGTTGTTAAGCTACAACTTCATGCCTCCACACTTGAAGTTATGCTTTGCTTATTGTGCAATCTTTCCAAAAGGAGACAACATGATTAGTGAAGATCTCATTCATCAATGGATTGCCCTTGGATTCATGGAACCATCTAGTACATTCTCTACCTGGCAGCTCGGTGAGAGTTATATTACTAAGCTTCTGGAGATGTCATTTCTTCAACATTCAAAG ATTAACGACAGGCATTTCATTCATAGAAGTGATGCTAAGAGGTTCATTATGCATGACCTGGTGCATGACCTCGCAAGATCAGTCATGGTTGATGAATACAACTTAGAAGGACCCAACTGCCGCTATGCATGGCTGACAGATTGTTTGAAGCCCTTAAAGTCATCCACAAATTCACCTGCAAAAATAAAAGCGCTGCATATAGACAGCGTTTTGAACAGTGATGCATTTTCACCAGGGAAGCACGTCCGTGTCTTAGATCTTAGAAGAACCTGTTGGCATGATTTGATGGTTTCTATTGGTGAATTCAAGCAGTTGAGGTATCTTAGCTTTAGATGTGGCAACGCTCCAATTAATTCCAGGGGTATCGGTATGCTCTTAAAGTTGAATTATCTTAGAATTTCTTCCAGCAGTCTGAGAGTACTGCCAGAGTCGATTGGTGAACTGAAAGGTCTGATGCATCTTGACTTATCAGGTTGTGGCCGCTTAAAAGAGCTCCCATTGTCATTTGTGAAGATCATAGAGTTGGTATATCTGGATTTAGGTGGCTGCGGTGGTCTTTCAGGAATACCCAAAGCTTTGGGTGGCCTAACCAAACTCCAGCATTTGGATTTATCTGCATGTCAAAATCTCAGAGGGCTGCCAGATGCCATCGACAATCTCACTGCACTCCGGTACTTAAATCTAGCATGGTGCTTGCAATATATCTTTAACGACTCAAGGGATCAAAGTGAGAGTTTCATTGACCGTATATGCACCCTTCCCAATATGGAGCACCTGGATTTGTCTAGGAATGATTATCCTCTTATAATACCAGATAGTGCAAGCCACCTGAGCAAGCTGGTGCTCGATGAATGCCGCCAAATTATTAGGCTTCCAGAGTGTGTCGATAAAATTCATTTTGGCGACTCAGCTGTCACGTTGCTGCAATCTTTTGTGTACGCAGGTGACACTAGCAGTGACATTAATTTGCTTAAGCATGCAAGTCATTTTGGGCTGAAAATCTGGCTGCTTGAAGATGTGAAGTACCCCGAAGAGGCACGCAGTATAAATCTAAGTGAGAAACATACCATCCTAGAATCGAGGTTTGAGTGTTCCAAGGGTGCAGATAGATCTGTGGATGACATGGAGTTGCTGACGGAGTTAGTCCCACCAACAACTTTGGTGACATTTGAAATGAAGGGTTACTGCAGTGTTGGCTTTCCAGACTGGGTAATGAGTATTAGCAACCATATCCCTAATCTTGCCAAGTTGATGATGGGGGATTTGCCAAACTGCAAGAGCCTGCCGCCCCTTGGCCAACTACCAAACCTCAGATTGATTATTCTCGACAATATGGAAAGGCTGGAAGAATGGGACACATCATACTTGAGTGGTGAGGACAGTGTGAATGAGCTTGAAGAAGTGAAGATAGAAAATTGCCCCAAGTTGAGGATAAGACCACACCTTCCAAGGGCCGCATCTTGGTATATAATGAATAGCGATAATGTGCTCCTACCACAGCGGGAGAGCATGCCAGATATTGATTGTCTGACAGTGACAGCTGGAGACAGCGACATGCCTCTTCATCAGTGGGGTTTTCTTCACCACCTACTCTCCCTCAGGGAGTTAAGACTTGTTGAATGCAGTAACATCAATTTGACGATCTCTCCAGATATATGCGGGGCCCTCCATTCCCTTCAGGTACTGTCAATATGGGACCCCGTGAAGCTAGAGGAATTGCCCAATAACATGAGGCAACTCACAAAGCTACAATCATTAACTTTGGAAGAATGTCCTAGCTTGAGACAGCTGCCAGAATGGATAGGAGAACTCGTGTCGCTCAGGAAACTTAGAATGGAGGCCTGCAGTGCCATCATCACTCTGCCAGACAGCATGCAACAGCTCACAAACCTCCAGGAATTGAAAATAAGCACCTGCGACCCTGAGTTAGCGAAGTGGTATAACGTAGAGGAGAACCGGAGGAAGCTTGCTCACATAGAACAAAAGGTACATGCCCTGCCATAA